From one Shewanella sp. GD04112 genomic stretch:
- a CDS encoding sigma-54 dependent transcriptional regulator, whose amino-acid sequence MSLPNSIQDYSVLIIDDEPHIGTVLVQLFELEGIKAFATTDPKGIAKLLDRDWAGVVISDVNMPQLDGISLMQQIRQQDPDLPVVLLTGFGDIAMAVNALKQGAYDFLEKPFNNEHMLDVVKRALDKRSLTLENRKLKKELESHNVPGPRILGHSVGILRMRHIIDQVIDTPADVLIEGETGTGKELVARYLHDHSSRNQANFVAINCGAIPENLIESELFGAEAGAFTGVDKLRIGKFEYANGGTLFLDEIESTPLSLQVKLLRVLEDRKVERLGSNKSIHLDIRVIAATKVDLKSLCDTGEFRQDLLYRLNLVTVPIPPLRDRREDIPLLFLHFARMASARYHKALIALNAEQNAILTSHDWPGNVRELRNLAERYVLLGGEAAFAGSLGNAPSLHTSMSLLQRVEFFERVLIEEALSHNKGSIKQTMEQLELPRKTLYDKMRKYDLDRKQYINADE is encoded by the coding sequence ATGAGTCTGCCCAATTCAATTCAAGACTATAGCGTACTGATCATCGACGATGAGCCCCATATTGGCACAGTGCTCGTACAGCTTTTTGAGCTTGAAGGCATTAAAGCCTTCGCCACTACCGATCCCAAAGGGATTGCCAAATTACTCGACAGGGACTGGGCGGGCGTGGTGATTTCCGATGTGAATATGCCGCAACTCGATGGCATCAGCCTGATGCAACAAATTCGTCAACAGGACCCCGATTTACCCGTGGTGCTGCTCACAGGCTTTGGCGATATCGCCATGGCCGTCAATGCCTTAAAACAAGGTGCCTACGATTTTCTCGAAAAACCCTTTAACAACGAACACATGTTAGATGTGGTGAAACGCGCCTTAGATAAACGCAGTCTCACCCTAGAGAACCGTAAATTAAAGAAAGAGTTAGAAAGCCATAACGTGCCCGGGCCAAGAATATTAGGCCACAGTGTCGGCATTTTGCGCATGCGTCATATCATAGACCAAGTAATCGATACCCCCGCCGATGTGCTTATCGAAGGTGAAACGGGTACGGGTAAGGAATTGGTCGCCCGCTATCTACACGACCACAGCAGTCGCAATCAGGCCAACTTTGTCGCCATTAACTGCGGCGCGATTCCCGAAAACTTGATTGAGAGCGAACTCTTTGGCGCCGAAGCCGGAGCCTTTACCGGTGTCGATAAACTGCGTATCGGTAAGTTTGAGTATGCCAACGGCGGCACACTCTTTTTAGATGAAATCGAAAGCACGCCACTGTCGTTACAGGTCAAACTGCTGCGGGTGCTCGAAGATCGCAAGGTCGAGCGCTTAGGCTCCAATAAGAGCATTCATTTGGATATTCGAGTGATTGCCGCCACTAAGGTGGATTTAAAGTCCCTGTGCGACACCGGAGAGTTTCGCCAAGACTTGCTCTATCGCTTAAATCTGGTGACAGTGCCGATTCCACCACTCAGGGATCGCCGCGAAGATATTCCCTTATTATTCTTACATTTTGCCCGTATGGCTTCTGCACGTTACCACAAGGCGCTGATTGCCCTCAATGCCGAGCAGAATGCTATCCTCACCTCCCACGACTGGCCGGGTAATGTGCGTGAGCTGCGAAATCTGGCCGAACGTTATGTATTACTCGGTGGTGAAGCGGCCTTCGCCGGCAGCTTAGGTAATGCACCGAGCCTGCATACCAGTATGTCGCTGCTGCAACGGGTCGAGTTTTTTGAGCGGGTATTGATAGAAGAGGCCTTAAGCCATAACAAGGGCAGCATTAAGCAGACCATGGAACAACTCGAACTGCCGCGTAAAACCTTATACGACAAGATGCGTAAGTACGATTTAGACCGCAAACAATATATCAACGCTGACGAGTAA
- a CDS encoding thymidine kinase yields MAQLYFYYSAMNAGKSTSLLQSSYNYRERGMNTLVMTASIDDRYGKGKVASRIGIETDAQVFSSHDNLIDMITTAHQQNHLSCVLVDECQFLSKEQVKQLTYVVDKIDIPVLCYGLRTDFQGELFTGSHYLLAWADKLVELKTICHCGRKANMVVRLDGEGKVMREGEQVAIGGNESYESVCRKHFREFIWD; encoded by the coding sequence TTGGCGCAATTGTATTTTTACTATTCAGCAATGAATGCGGGTAAATCCACCTCTCTATTACAATCTTCCTATAACTACCGCGAGCGCGGCATGAATACCCTAGTGATGACGGCCTCTATCGACGACAGATACGGTAAAGGTAAGGTGGCATCACGTATTGGTATTGAAACCGATGCCCAGGTATTTAGCAGCCACGACAATCTGATAGACATGATCACCACGGCGCACCAACAGAATCATTTGAGCTGTGTGCTGGTGGACGAGTGCCAATTCTTAAGCAAAGAGCAAGTTAAACAACTTACTTATGTTGTTGATAAAATTGATATCCCAGTTTTGTGCTATGGTTTACGTACCGACTTCCAAGGTGAACTCTTCACTGGCAGTCATTATTTGTTGGCATGGGCCGATAAGTTAGTCGAGCTGAAAACCATTTGTCACTGTGGACGCAAAGCCAATATGGTGGTGCGTCTTGATGGTGAAGGTAAAGTGATGCGCGAAGGTGAGCAGGTGGCAATCGGCGGTAATGAAAGTTACGAATCGGTTTGCCGTAAGCATTTTCGTGAGTTTATTTGGGATTGA
- a CDS encoding transglycosylase domain-containing protein: protein MPNSTQEMQFENYRPRPPQPEPKAKRQRKPRSKGRVWFLFFILIICVAILIGQEVKTSYFQSKYVHQYAQTLTYELKNQPTQSIIYPSYGPFDERHGYSKLPQYIDRLLQRNFQVTQQVEFSPALQEYAQMGFFPPYHEKAQSGLALLDCRNTDLYEFAYPKRVYQDDDKIPNEIVNTLLFIENRELWTTEPKLNPVIDWPRFIVAGMSQIAEMVGMNVSTAGGSTLATQIEKFRHSSQGLTLSIKDKLLQIGSATVRVYQQGEITEPARKRIIQDYLNTVPLSSAPNHGEVHGIGDGLWAWFGTDFDTANKLLASPQIKANAAKRGQVFRQVVALMIAQRRPSYYLLQGHEDLENLVDSHIRLLGQYYLIDRQLRDAALAQKLQFKVAKAQRNTQSGADKGVNTIRIRTAGMLNVGLYDLDRLDLTVNSSLHSDLQQQVSHYLRSLGQAATAEKVGLLGERLLEPSQLQNVLYSFTLYEKTETANRVRVQTDSTDQPFDINEGSKLELGSTAKLRVLATYLEIIAEIHDKYSKKHGIELESIEIEPRDHLTRWAIDYLIVNPDRRLDRMLDAALQREYSASPNEQFFTGGGLHVFNNFKKSEDFKVPTMYEALQNSINLPFVRLMRDIVNYSSSMQNEGNMARLLRNDKDPRREEYLRVFADREGNTFVNKFYRKYKKVAPNERLELFFDGQTQAEQQLTAAYRYLQPNESVASFKAFLQQRLPQNNYTDKRIKELYNKYGPEKYNLPDQGYIARVHPLELWVLDYLNQHPEANLNDVKEASKYERQEVYRWLFRTRHKNARDVRVQVMLEVEAFLDIHQRWARLGYPFESMVPSLGSALGSSGDRPAALAELMGIIQNDGYRLPTVRINQLHFAEETPYEVRLENQNTQGERVMRHEVAQALKAALANVVQNGTARRLKGIFTDDNGEMLAIGGKTGTGDNRIVTQMQQGRKVATTAMNRTATFVFYLGDNYFGTLTAFVPGSKSDDFSFTSALPLQVMKGMMPILAPYVKSSKGMCVRDE from the coding sequence TTGCCTAATTCTACGCAAGAAATGCAATTCGAAAATTATCGTCCTCGTCCGCCACAACCCGAACCTAAGGCTAAGCGTCAGCGCAAGCCGAGATCTAAGGGGCGTGTCTGGTTCCTGTTTTTTATTCTGATTATCTGTGTGGCGATTTTAATTGGCCAAGAGGTTAAAACCTCTTATTTCCAGTCTAAGTATGTTCATCAATATGCGCAGACCTTGACCTATGAGCTGAAAAATCAGCCCACTCAGTCAATTATCTATCCAAGTTACGGACCCTTCGATGAACGTCACGGCTACAGTAAGTTGCCCCAGTACATCGATAGATTGCTTCAGCGTAATTTCCAAGTGACGCAGCAAGTGGAGTTTTCCCCTGCGCTACAGGAATACGCCCAAATGGGCTTTTTCCCGCCTTACCATGAGAAGGCGCAATCGGGGTTAGCGCTGCTGGATTGTCGCAATACCGATCTCTATGAGTTTGCTTATCCTAAACGTGTGTACCAAGATGACGATAAAATCCCCAATGAAATCGTCAATACCTTGTTATTTATTGAAAACCGCGAGCTGTGGACGACTGAGCCTAAACTTAATCCGGTGATCGACTGGCCACGCTTTATTGTGGCGGGGATGAGTCAAATCGCTGAAATGGTGGGGATGAATGTTTCTACCGCCGGTGGCAGTACACTGGCGACGCAAATTGAGAAGTTTCGCCATTCCTCCCAAGGGTTAACCTTAAGCATTAAGGATAAGCTGCTGCAAATTGGCTCGGCCACAGTGCGGGTTTATCAGCAGGGGGAAATTACTGAGCCTGCCCGTAAGCGGATTATTCAAGATTATTTAAATACTGTGCCTTTATCCTCAGCGCCTAACCACGGTGAAGTACATGGCATAGGCGATGGCCTGTGGGCGTGGTTTGGTACCGATTTCGATACCGCCAATAAACTGCTTGCTTCGCCGCAAATCAAAGCCAATGCCGCTAAGCGTGGCCAAGTGTTCCGTCAAGTGGTGGCCTTGATGATTGCCCAGCGCCGTCCTTCCTATTATTTGTTACAGGGACATGAGGATTTAGAAAATCTGGTCGACAGCCATATTCGTTTACTCGGCCAATACTATTTGATTGACCGCCAACTTAGAGACGCAGCGCTTGCTCAAAAACTGCAGTTTAAGGTGGCTAAAGCCCAACGTAATACCCAGTCGGGAGCGGATAAGGGCGTTAATACGATACGCATTCGTACTGCGGGCATGTTAAATGTCGGCCTGTATGATTTGGACCGCCTCGATTTGACCGTCAACAGCAGCTTGCACAGCGACTTACAACAACAGGTGAGTCATTACTTACGCAGTCTTGGGCAGGCCGCTACGGCCGAGAAGGTAGGCCTCTTAGGTGAGCGATTACTCGAACCCAGCCAACTGCAAAACGTGCTCTACAGTTTTACCCTCTATGAAAAAACCGAGACGGCGAACCGTGTGCGGGTGCAAACCGACAGTACTGACCAACCCTTCGATATTAACGAGGGCAGTAAGTTAGAGCTGGGCTCGACGGCCAAACTCAGGGTGCTCGCAACTTACCTTGAGATCATTGCCGAGATCCACGACAAATACTCGAAGAAACACGGCATTGAGTTGGAGTCGATTGAGATTGAACCCCGCGACCATCTCACGCGCTGGGCGATTGATTACTTGATTGTGAATCCGGATAGACGCCTCGACCGCATGCTGGATGCGGCGTTGCAACGGGAATACTCAGCCTCACCGAATGAGCAATTCTTCACGGGTGGCGGTTTACATGTGTTTAATAACTTTAAAAAATCAGAAGATTTTAAAGTGCCGACCATGTACGAGGCGTTGCAAAACTCCATCAACTTACCCTTCGTTCGTTTGATGCGTGACATAGTCAACTACAGCAGTAGTATGCAAAACGAAGGCAATATGGCGCGTCTGCTGCGCAACGATAAGGATCCACGCCGTGAGGAGTATTTGCGGGTGTTTGCGGACCGCGAAGGCAATACCTTCGTCAATAAGTTCTACCGTAAATATAAGAAAGTGGCGCCCAATGAGCGTTTAGAGCTGTTCTTCGATGGCCAAACCCAAGCGGAGCAGCAGCTCACTGCGGCTTACCGTTATTTGCAGCCTAATGAGTCTGTGGCCTCGTTTAAGGCCTTCTTGCAGCAGCGTTTGCCGCAAAACAATTACACAGATAAGCGCATCAAAGAGCTGTATAACAAGTACGGCCCTGAAAAATATAATCTGCCTGACCAAGGTTATATTGCGCGGGTGCATCCACTCGAGCTATGGGTGCTCGATTACTTGAATCAACACCCTGAGGCTAATCTCAACGATGTGAAGGAGGCCAGTAAATATGAGCGCCAAGAGGTTTATCGTTGGTTGTTCAGAACGCGCCATAAAAACGCGCGGGATGTGCGGGTACAGGTAATGCTGGAGGTGGAAGCCTTCCTCGACATTCATCAACGTTGGGCGCGTTTAGGCTATCCATTTGAATCTATGGTGCCTTCTTTAGGCTCGGCACTTGGCAGTTCGGGTGACAGACCCGCGGCGCTGGCGGAATTGATGGGGATTATTCAAAACGATGGTTATCGTTTACCGACGGTGCGGATTAATCAACTGCACTTTGCCGAGGAAACCCCCTATGAAGTTCGGCTCGAAAACCAAAATACTCAAGGTGAACGAGTGATGCGCCATGAAGTCGCCCAAGCCTTAAAGGCGGCGCTGGCAAACGTCGTTCAAAACGGTACTGCACGACGTCTTAAGGGCATCTTTACCGACGACAACGGTGAGATGCTGGCAATTGGTGGTAAAACGGGGACGGGTGATAACCGTATCGTGACTCAGATGCAGCAGGGCCGCAAAGTGGCTACCACTGCGATGAACCGTACCGCGACTTTTGTGTTCTACTTAGGCGATAACTACTTCGGCACCTTAACAGCGTTTGTGCCGGGCAGTAAGTCGGACGATTTTAGTTTTACTTCGGCTCTGCCATTACAAGTGATGAAAGGCATGATGCCAATTCTCGCGCCTTATGTGAAATCTTCGAAGGGCATGTGTGTGCGGGATGAGTAA
- a CDS encoding ATP-binding protein: MLPMTPKAKQRLLMTIVLLAGLFAILKLTYWVHFHQGKIEIQQQSERQLKELVSFLDGALSRYESIPHVLSTNPMLANVLNDQQNPKKVQELNLYLEEIQHVTEASDIYLIDALGIAIAASNWQQSFSFIGKDYSFRPYYTDAISGNLGRYYAVGTSSDKRGFYFSYPIYQQGAKGILGAIIVKVDIADIEQQSTSIAMAGQYQFLISDPDDIVFISSVDEWRLASLTPLTQAKQYALNASKRYAERPIGELLIKPQYQEDSLSNGHIYQIRSGNSQAQYMDTHHLMTKAGWRVHILAPMKPLLESMPALMLLSASIYLLLALGLLFSSERRRNLQRMQLAQSLLEQRVEERTQDLQQANDRLKDTQDELIQAAKLTVIGSLSASINHELNQPLAALRSYAQNTQTFLARNMPDKASDNLKIIIELTDRLADIVGQFKSFTRKSQGTDSATDLKGCIKQALTIVQPEIDKQGVELDVLLPEGQYQVWGDKVRLQQVFVNIMSNAIVAMQQSSKRTLSIRVNCADKFCISIQDSGPGVRESQMEKIFEPYFTTSERTGLGLGLSISQRIIESMQGQINVANAEDGGAIFHIILPIYLAEERQSS, from the coding sequence ATGTTGCCCATGACGCCCAAGGCCAAACAACGTCTTTTAATGACCATAGTGCTACTTGCGGGCTTATTTGCCATCTTAAAATTGACCTACTGGGTGCACTTTCATCAGGGCAAAATTGAAATACAACAACAATCCGAGCGACAACTCAAAGAGCTGGTTAGCTTCTTAGATGGCGCCCTGTCGCGTTACGAGAGTATCCCCCACGTACTTTCAACTAACCCTATGCTCGCTAATGTGCTCAACGATCAACAAAACCCCAAGAAGGTGCAAGAGCTCAACCTGTACTTGGAAGAAATTCAGCATGTCACTGAGGCATCCGATATCTATCTTATCGACGCCCTAGGCATTGCGATTGCCGCCAGCAACTGGCAGCAGAGTTTTTCGTTTATCGGCAAAGACTACTCCTTCAGACCCTATTACACCGACGCGATTTCGGGCAATTTAGGCCGCTACTATGCGGTGGGCACCAGTTCGGATAAACGTGGTTTTTACTTCTCTTACCCTATTTATCAGCAAGGCGCCAAAGGCATTCTGGGCGCCATTATTGTAAAAGTGGATATCGCCGATATCGAGCAGCAAAGCACCAGCATTGCGATGGCGGGGCAATATCAATTCCTCATCAGCGACCCCGACGATATCGTATTTATCTCCAGTGTCGATGAATGGCGCTTAGCCTCACTCACGCCGCTAACTCAGGCCAAACAATATGCCTTAAATGCCTCAAAACGTTACGCGGAGCGGCCGATTGGCGAATTACTGATAAAGCCACAATATCAAGAAGATAGTCTGAGTAATGGCCATATCTATCAAATTCGCTCCGGCAACAGTCAGGCGCAATATATGGACACCCATCATTTGATGACCAAGGCGGGTTGGCGGGTGCATATTCTGGCGCCGATGAAACCCCTGCTCGAATCCATGCCCGCACTTATGCTGTTATCGGCCTCTATCTACTTACTGCTCGCCTTAGGCTTACTCTTTAGTAGCGAGCGGCGCCGCAACTTGCAACGTATGCAACTCGCCCAGAGTTTACTGGAGCAAAGAGTGGAAGAGCGCACCCAAGATCTGCAACAGGCCAATGATCGCCTCAAAGATACTCAGGATGAACTCATTCAAGCGGCTAAGTTGACCGTGATAGGTAGCCTATCCGCCAGTATCAACCATGAACTGAATCAACCCTTAGCCGCCCTTCGCAGCTATGCGCAAAATACCCAGACCTTCCTCGCCCGCAATATGCCGGATAAAGCCTCTGATAACCTTAAAATTATCATCGAACTGACCGACCGGTTAGCCGATATTGTCGGCCAATTTAAGAGTTTTACCCGTAAGAGCCAAGGCACGGATAGCGCGACCGATCTCAAGGGCTGTATCAAGCAAGCCCTGACCATAGTCCAGCCCGAAATCGACAAGCAAGGGGTTGAGCTCGATGTGCTGTTGCCAGAAGGCCAATATCAGGTTTGGGGTGATAAAGTGCGATTGCAGCAAGTGTTTGTGAATATTATGAGCAACGCGATTGTCGCCATGCAGCAATCTTCAAAACGGACACTGAGTATTAGGGTAAACTGTGCGGACAAGTTCTGTATCAGTATTCAGGACTCAGGCCCCGGGGTGCGCGAGAGCCAGATGGAGAAGATTTTCGAGCCCTATTTCACCACCAGCGAGCGTACAGGGCTTGGTCTGGGTTTATCCATTTCCCAGCGCATTATCGAGTCTATGCAGGGGCAAATTAATGTTGCCAATGCCGAGGACGGCGGCGCCATTTTCCATATTATTTTACCGATTTATTTAGCCGAGGAACGTCAGTCATCATGA